Proteins encoded in a region of the Streptomyces sp. NBC_00258 genome:
- a CDS encoding MFS transporter produces the protein MSETARKAPSVPDPNRWRALAFISIAQLMVILDATIVNIALPSAQQDLGISDGNRQWVITAYALAFGGLLLFGGRIADLWGRKRAFVIGLVGFGAASALGGAATNEAMMYSSRALQGVFGALLAPAALSLLSVTFTDAKERARAFGVYSAISGAGGAVGLILGGVLTEYLDWRWTFFVNIPFAAIAAAGAYFVISEPEGGRNRSPLDIPGVILSALGLVALVYGFTRAESDGWRDSTTLGLFVASAVLLLAFVITEAKVKAPLLPLRVVTERNRGGAFLSFGLANIAIYGLFLFLTYYLQIVKGYSPIKTGFAFLPLVVGTMTGATQIGTRLTPRVPARLLMGPGFLVAAAGMFLLTQLEVGSSYAGLLLPTLLIVGIGLGTAFMPAVSVATHGVESRDAGAASAMVNTSQQLGGAIGTALLNTVAASAMASYITDHIATAATKPQQQLVQLQGMVHGYANAAWVAVGIVAGAAVIALALINVGRPKADSSTGEGPEAQAPVIAH, from the coding sequence ATGTCCGAAACAGCCCGCAAGGCACCCAGCGTTCCCGACCCCAACCGCTGGCGAGCCCTCGCATTCATCTCGATCGCCCAGCTGATGGTCATCCTCGACGCGACCATCGTGAACATCGCCCTGCCCTCCGCTCAACAGGACCTGGGCATCTCGGACGGCAACCGCCAGTGGGTCATCACCGCCTACGCCCTCGCCTTCGGCGGTCTCCTCCTGTTCGGCGGCCGGATCGCCGACCTCTGGGGCCGCAAGCGCGCCTTCGTCATCGGTCTGGTGGGCTTCGGCGCGGCCTCCGCACTGGGCGGCGCCGCCACCAACGAGGCGATGATGTACAGCTCCCGTGCCCTGCAGGGCGTCTTCGGCGCCCTCCTCGCCCCCGCCGCTCTCTCCCTGCTCTCCGTGACGTTCACCGACGCCAAGGAGCGCGCCAGGGCGTTCGGCGTCTACAGCGCGATCTCCGGTGCCGGCGGCGCCGTCGGCCTGATCCTCGGCGGCGTCCTGACCGAATACCTGGACTGGCGCTGGACGTTCTTCGTGAACATCCCATTCGCCGCGATCGCCGCAGCCGGTGCGTACTTCGTCATCAGCGAGCCGGAAGGCGGGCGCAACCGCTCGCCGCTCGACATCCCCGGAGTGATCCTGTCCGCCCTCGGCCTGGTCGCGCTGGTCTACGGCTTCACCCGCGCCGAGTCCGACGGCTGGAGAGACTCCACGACCCTCGGCCTGTTCGTCGCCTCCGCGGTCCTGCTGCTCGCCTTCGTCATCACCGAGGCCAAGGTCAAGGCCCCGCTGCTGCCCCTGCGCGTGGTCACCGAACGCAACCGCGGCGGCGCCTTCCTCTCGTTCGGCCTCGCGAACATCGCGATCTACGGCCTGTTCCTCTTCCTCACCTACTACCTGCAGATCGTCAAGGGCTACTCGCCGATCAAGACCGGCTTCGCCTTCCTGCCGTTGGTTGTCGGCACGATGACCGGCGCGACCCAGATCGGCACCCGCCTGACGCCCCGCGTGCCGGCGCGGCTGCTGATGGGTCCCGGCTTCCTGGTCGCCGCGGCCGGCATGTTCCTGCTGACCCAACTGGAGGTCGGCTCCTCGTACGCCGGTCTCCTCCTGCCGACCCTACTGATCGTCGGCATCGGCCTGGGTACCGCGTTCATGCCCGCCGTGTCCGTGGCCACGCACGGGGTGGAGTCGCGCGACGCCGGTGCCGCCTCCGCCATGGTCAACACCTCGCAGCAGCTGGGCGGCGCAATCGGCACGGCCTTGCTGAACACCGTCGCCGCCTCCGCCATGGCCTCGTACATCACAGACCACATCGCCACGGCCGCGACGAAGCCCCAGCAGCAACTGGTCCAGCTCCAGGGCATGGTGCACGGCTACGCCAACGCCGCCTGGGTCGCCGTCGGCATCGTGGCCGGCGCCGCCGTGATAGCGCTGGCTCTCATCAACGTCGGCCGCCCGAAGGCCGATTCGAGCACCGGCGAGGGACCCGAAGCCCAGGCACCGGTGATCGCACACTGA
- a CDS encoding MarR family winged helix-turn-helix transcriptional regulator has translation MPGHRSITEAEKLAEAKLGGISLRHDQMAVVANIYRAASAVRQHLENSVLRGVDLTWTAFVVLWVIWVWGEPETRHVAEEAGISKGTLTGVARTLERRGLVQRADHPTDGRLVLLSLTDQGEELMRRVFPAFNEEEAFVTGQLSDEQCGIVAAGLRQVVLQVEENGETRRQALLGGAAPAPRRSGRRRKA, from the coding sequence GTGCCCGGCCATCGTTCCATCACCGAAGCCGAGAAACTGGCAGAGGCCAAGCTTGGCGGTATCTCCCTACGGCATGACCAGATGGCCGTCGTCGCCAACATCTATCGCGCCGCCTCGGCAGTGCGGCAGCACCTTGAGAATTCCGTGTTGCGCGGCGTCGACCTGACCTGGACCGCCTTCGTGGTTCTCTGGGTCATCTGGGTCTGGGGTGAGCCGGAAACGCGGCACGTGGCAGAAGAGGCCGGCATCTCCAAGGGCACGCTCACGGGGGTTGCCCGGACGCTGGAAAGGCGTGGGCTTGTACAGAGAGCCGATCACCCCACCGACGGCAGGCTGGTGCTGCTCAGCCTGACTGATCAAGGTGAGGAGCTGATGCGGCGCGTCTTTCCGGCGTTCAACGAGGAGGAAGCCTTCGTCACGGGGCAGCTCAGCGATGAGCAGTGCGGCATCGTCGCTGCCGGGCTGCGTCAGGTGGTGCTGCAGGTGGAGGAGAACGGTGAGACACGCCGCCAGGCTCTCCTGGGCGGTGCGGCCCCCGCGCCACGTCGTAGCGGTCGCCGCCGCAAGGCGTGA
- the purU gene encoding formyltetrahydrofolate deformylase, translated as MQRYILTLRCPDQPGIVHALAAGVAEAKGNILESAQFSDPGTGIFTIRVSLETPGADTESLRDELTLRLARFDPVLTVRPEEQRRRVLLMVSKFDHCLVDLLYRWGLGELPVDIPLIVSNHPDLAPVAKRYGIPFVHVPVTRDTKPEAEAELLRLVAEHRVDFVVLARYMQVLSDDLCGKLSGRIINIHHSFLPGFKGAKPYHQAHERGVKLIGATAHLVTADLDEGPIIEQDVVRVGHRHTAPELVAIGRDVERIVLARAVRLHAEDRVVLTGSRTVVFS; from the coding sequence GTGCAACGCTACATTCTCACGCTCCGCTGCCCCGACCAGCCGGGCATCGTCCACGCACTCGCCGCGGGCGTCGCGGAGGCCAAGGGCAACATCCTGGAGAGCGCCCAGTTCTCCGATCCCGGCACCGGCATCTTCACCATCCGTGTGAGCCTGGAGACACCCGGCGCCGACACCGAGAGCCTGCGGGACGAACTCACCCTGCGGCTGGCCCGTTTCGACCCGGTTCTGACCGTCCGGCCCGAGGAGCAGCGCCGCCGGGTGCTGCTGATGGTGTCGAAGTTCGACCACTGCCTGGTCGACCTGCTCTACCGCTGGGGTTTGGGTGAACTGCCCGTCGACATCCCGCTGATCGTCTCCAACCACCCCGACCTGGCGCCGGTCGCGAAGCGGTACGGCATCCCCTTCGTCCACGTCCCCGTCACCCGCGACACCAAGCCGGAGGCGGAGGCCGAGCTGCTGCGGCTGGTGGCCGAGCACCGGGTCGACTTCGTGGTGCTCGCCCGTTACATGCAGGTCCTCTCCGACGACCTGTGCGGCAAGCTGTCCGGCCGGATCATCAACATCCATCACTCGTTCCTGCCGGGCTTCAAGGGCGCCAAGCCCTACCACCAGGCCCACGAGCGGGGCGTCAAACTCATCGGCGCCACCGCCCACCTCGTCACCGCCGACCTGGACGAGGGCCCGATCATCGAGCAGGACGTCGTCCGCGTCGGGCACCGCCACACCGCGCCCGAACTGGTCGCGATCGGCCGGGACGTCGAGCGGATCGTGCTGGCCCGCGCGGTCCGGCTGCACGCGGAGGACCGCGTCGTCCTCACCGGCTCCCGCACCGTCGTCTTCTCCTGA
- a CDS encoding aminomethyltransferase family protein: MAIPEGLSTTPFAPRYADRVEEWIDVYGNAVPLAIGDPAEEYEAIRTAVGASEYSMLYKWHVEGENAVATVDAVFSRGVKGLGAGRIAYGVVVDADGMMLDDVTVAVLAPDHVVVTGGNPATLQSLAAHAPAGTTVAERRDESAVLTLQGPRSRDVLQRLTHVDVSGAAFPYYTFLRDALVAGIPAQVSRLGFTAELGYEIQVPREQALALWDAVFEAGGDLGIRAFGAIALLTCRTEAGMIMGELEYDHTVTPFECRMGWALDFDKGPFQGRDALLAKKDSVTGRVVSVVVDAAPDTAEGARLELDGRDIGYVTMAVPSPVLDGATLGLARVHRDAVKSGTALTAVAADGSKADATVRPTPVYDPERARVRA, from the coding sequence ATGGCCATCCCCGAAGGATTGAGCACCACGCCGTTCGCTCCCCGCTACGCGGACCGGGTCGAGGAGTGGATCGACGTCTACGGCAACGCCGTACCGCTGGCCATCGGTGATCCGGCCGAGGAGTACGAGGCCATCCGCACCGCCGTCGGGGCCTCCGAGTACTCGATGCTCTACAAGTGGCATGTCGAAGGTGAGAATGCCGTCGCCACCGTCGACGCCGTCTTCTCGCGCGGCGTCAAGGGGCTGGGCGCCGGACGCATCGCCTACGGGGTCGTGGTCGACGCCGACGGGATGATGCTGGACGACGTGACCGTGGCCGTCCTCGCGCCCGACCACGTCGTCGTCACCGGCGGCAACCCCGCCACCCTGCAGTCGCTGGCCGCTCACGCACCCGCCGGGACCACGGTCGCCGAACGCCGCGACGAGTCCGCCGTCCTGACCCTGCAGGGCCCGCGCAGCCGCGACGTCCTCCAGCGCCTCACGCACGTCGACGTGTCAGGCGCCGCCTTCCCCTACTACACCTTCCTGCGCGACGCCCTCGTCGCGGGCATCCCCGCACAGGTGAGCCGGCTCGGTTTCACCGCCGAGCTCGGCTACGAGATCCAGGTCCCGCGGGAGCAGGCGCTGGCGCTGTGGGACGCGGTCTTCGAGGCCGGTGGGGACCTGGGGATCAGGGCCTTCGGCGCGATCGCCCTGCTGACCTGCCGCACCGAGGCCGGGATGATCATGGGGGAGCTGGAGTACGACCACACGGTCACCCCGTTCGAGTGCCGGATGGGCTGGGCGCTGGACTTCGACAAGGGCCCCTTCCAGGGGAGGGACGCGCTGCTGGCCAAGAAGGACAGCGTGACCGGCCGCGTCGTCAGCGTCGTCGTGGATGCCGCGCCGGATACCGCCGAGGGCGCCCGGCTGGAACTGGACGGCCGTGACATCGGCTACGTGACGATGGCGGTGCCCTCCCCCGTCCTCGACGGCGCCACCCTCGGTCTGGCCCGGGTGCACCGCGACGCCGTGAAGTCCGGCACCGCGCTGACCGCCGTCGCCGCCGACGGCTCGAAGGCCGACGCCACGGTCCGGCCCACACCCGTGTACGACCCCGAGCGCGCCCGCGTGCGGGCCTGA
- a CDS encoding TetR/AcrR family transcriptional regulator produces the protein MNAAAETDGETGQDTRPGYGEGREALLEAAVRVVARGGLRKLTYRAVAAEAGVTHGLVAHHFGSRDALLEEALRWCVTRSIETSSLVPASGRLEDFAATLADFIAADPDVQAFQYELKLEASRRPELRHHVDVLYDAYRDAVREALACFDVSQDMAEIVFAALDGLVFHQVTSGAPGRTEESVDALRRLLAAYRAQASPGASDGTLNEPKLSCTNLRSGDDEHFHRA, from the coding sequence GTGAACGCCGCAGCAGAGACAGACGGCGAGACCGGCCAGGACACCCGGCCCGGTTACGGCGAAGGGCGGGAGGCGCTCCTGGAAGCGGCCGTCAGGGTGGTGGCCCGGGGCGGCCTGCGGAAGCTGACCTACCGTGCCGTCGCCGCCGAAGCCGGCGTCACGCACGGGCTGGTCGCCCACCACTTCGGTTCGCGCGACGCCCTCCTCGAAGAGGCGCTGCGGTGGTGCGTCACACGCAGCATCGAGACGTCCTCGCTGGTGCCCGCCAGCGGAAGACTGGAGGACTTCGCCGCGACCCTGGCCGACTTCATCGCGGCCGACCCCGACGTCCAGGCGTTCCAGTACGAACTGAAGCTCGAAGCGAGCAGGCGGCCGGAGCTGCGGCACCACGTAGACGTGCTCTACGACGCATACCGCGACGCCGTCCGCGAGGCACTGGCCTGCTTCGACGTGTCGCAGGACATGGCGGAGATCGTCTTCGCGGCCCTGGACGGCCTGGTATTCCACCAGGTCACGTCCGGCGCACCAGGCCGCACCGAGGAGAGTGTCGACGCCCTGCGCCGACTTCTCGCGGCCTATCGCGCGCAGGCGTCACCGGGGGCGTCCGACGGTACATTGAATGAGCCGAAGCTCTCCTGCACCAACCTCAGGAGCGGCGATGACGAGCATTTTCACAGGGCATGA
- a CDS encoding effector-associated constant component EACC1: MLDARSESSLDGDGVDLIISLPGESEAASLAAWLRGDSSLTGRVRIVHGPPLQIQLTVVGALTLASTVEAVMVWLHQRREPLELTIQGPWGQTVVLTASSPEDAAELSRILAAPESQQRDESTTTADEIIAPLDNASPTPPSQHDSSTIGRHTPPGPVLDPDDDWPRLGEK, translated from the coding sequence ATGCTGGATGCCCGATCAGAGTCATCATTGGACGGGGACGGCGTGGACCTCATCATCTCTCTTCCTGGCGAGTCCGAAGCGGCTTCACTGGCTGCTTGGCTCCGGGGTGACAGCTCGCTCACGGGACGCGTCCGTATCGTTCACGGTCCACCGCTGCAGATCCAGTTGACGGTTGTTGGGGCCTTGACCCTCGCCTCGACGGTCGAGGCAGTCATGGTCTGGCTACACCAACGCAGGGAACCCCTCGAGCTCACCATTCAGGGTCCCTGGGGTCAGACAGTAGTCCTCACGGCATCGAGCCCCGAGGACGCAGCCGAACTCAGCCGCATCCTGGCGGCACCAGAGAGCCAGCAGCGGGACGAATCGACTACCACCGCTGACGAGATCATCGCCCCCCTAGACAACGCTTCCCCTACACCGCCCTCTCAGCACGACAGCAGCACAATAGGACGTCACACCCCTCCCGGGCCT
- a CDS encoding gamma-glutamyl-gamma-aminobutyrate hydrolase family protein: MTRTHTRPLIAIPARFAATTSALRYAAEVNARALVEAVWRAGGEPVSLHPADPAGADVAERLARFDGVLLPGGGDLAPHRYGAADTHGSVYDVDDLQDVFDLEVARRALDSVLPMLAICRGLQVVNVALGGSLEQDMGGADREHRHIVHPVAIQRGTLLERATGAEKTEASCYHHQRVDRVGAGLKVTARAADGTVEGLELPGHPGWFTAVQWHPEDTADQDPAQQGLFDALVQAAHNRH, from the coding sequence GTGACCCGTACGCACACGCGCCCCCTGATCGCGATTCCGGCCCGGTTCGCCGCCACCACGTCCGCGCTGCGCTACGCCGCCGAGGTGAACGCCCGCGCGCTGGTCGAGGCCGTGTGGCGGGCCGGGGGCGAGCCGGTGAGCCTCCACCCCGCCGACCCGGCCGGAGCCGACGTGGCCGAGCGGCTCGCCCGCTTCGACGGCGTGTTGCTCCCGGGCGGCGGAGACCTGGCCCCGCACCGCTACGGAGCCGCCGACACCCATGGCAGCGTCTACGACGTCGACGACCTCCAGGACGTGTTCGACCTCGAAGTCGCCCGGCGGGCCCTGGACTCGGTCCTGCCCATGCTCGCGATCTGCCGTGGGCTGCAGGTGGTGAACGTCGCCCTCGGCGGCAGCCTGGAACAGGACATGGGCGGCGCGGACCGCGAACACCGGCACATCGTGCACCCGGTCGCGATCCAGCGAGGCACCCTGCTCGAACGGGCCACCGGCGCCGAGAAGACGGAGGCCTCCTGCTACCACCACCAGCGCGTCGACCGCGTCGGTGCCGGGCTCAAGGTCACCGCGCGGGCCGCCGACGGCACGGTGGAGGGGCTCGAACTGCCTGGACACCCGGGGTGGTTCACGGCGGTGCAGTGGCACCCCGAGGACACCGCGGACCAGGACCCGGCCCAGCAAGGCCTGTTCGACGCGCTGGTCCAGGCCGCCCACAACAGACACTGA
- a CDS encoding bifunctional methylenetetrahydrofolate dehydrogenase/methenyltetrahydrofolate cyclohydrolase, with protein MTTATLLDGKAAAAETKRELAERVKALKSRGIAPGLGTILVGDDPASRSYVGGKHRDCAQVGIASIRVELPATATHAEVEAAVLKLNADPACTGFIVQLPLPAHIDTHAVLEFIDPAKDADGLHPANLGRLVLGIPGPLPCTPRGIIDLLRRNRVPITGQQFCVIGCGITVGRPLGLMLTRSTEHATVTLCHEATQDTAAHTRVADVVVAAAGVAHLVKPDWIKPGATVLSVGITRTVEGILGDVHPDVDQVAGSLAPPVGGVGPMTRAMLLTNIVEAAELG; from the coding sequence ATGACCACCGCGACGCTGCTCGACGGGAAGGCCGCGGCAGCCGAGACCAAACGTGAACTCGCCGAGCGGGTGAAGGCGCTGAAGAGCCGGGGCATCGCCCCCGGGCTGGGCACCATCCTGGTCGGCGACGACCCGGCCAGCCGCTCCTACGTCGGCGGCAAACACCGCGACTGCGCCCAGGTCGGCATCGCGTCGATCCGGGTGGAGCTGCCCGCCACGGCGACCCACGCCGAGGTCGAGGCCGCCGTGCTCAAGCTCAACGCCGATCCGGCCTGCACCGGCTTCATCGTCCAGCTGCCGCTGCCGGCCCACATCGACACCCACGCCGTGCTGGAGTTCATCGACCCGGCCAAGGACGCCGACGGACTCCACCCCGCCAACCTGGGCCGACTCGTGCTGGGCATACCGGGGCCGCTGCCCTGCACCCCGCGCGGCATCATCGACCTGCTGCGGCGCAACCGCGTGCCCATCACCGGACAGCAGTTCTGCGTCATCGGCTGCGGTATCACCGTGGGCCGCCCGCTCGGCCTGATGCTCACCCGCAGCACCGAGCACGCCACGGTGACCCTGTGCCACGAGGCCACCCAGGACACCGCGGCCCACACTCGCGTCGCCGACGTGGTGGTGGCCGCGGCCGGCGTGGCCCATCTGGTCAAGCCCGACTGGATCAAGCCGGGCGCCACCGTCCTGTCCGTGGGCATCACCCGGACCGTCGAGGGCATCCTCGGCGACGTCCACCCCGACGTCGACCAGGTCGCGGGCTCCCTCGCACCGCCGGTCGGCGGAGTGGGACCGATGACCCGTGCCATGCTGCTGACCAACATCGTCGAGGCGGCGGAGCTCGGCTGA
- a CDS encoding SpoIIE family protein phosphatase, with amino-acid sequence MTSIFTGHDQGVRPHGTPSSGMPTPGGATAVLDRHLRFTGWSREAEELFGLASEEVLGRSADAVLADTETGAGISSAAGDGGTAWSLGPRPVRRGDGRPVPVSLSLTPLALGVGATGWLLVAVDSELAHWEALGRAMLDGLDRESPVQLVIYDTDARVRWINAAIEKQFGISLKEVAGRFLKDILPQGEVLEEADRPVTSVEEIVQRVARTGSPVVDVRYRSATFLAPHHERVWSCSYFRLQDEEGRPIGVCEAGLDITDRYVARQRLALLSRASGSIGRTLDIRHTAGELAELVVPEFAEAVIVDIFEPVLGGEEPQHFGTHPTLCRVAHRTDHTAAKDTAYDELDTVSLRCLAENAPATDAATHVLALPLKARGTTLGVAAFARPQHADPFEHEEIQLAEELVSRTAVCLDNARRYTREHATALMLQRDLLPRALPEQPGVEVAHRYLPAAGHAGVGGDWYDVIPLSGARVGLVVGDVAGHGMGAAATMGRVRTTVAALAALDLAPDELLARLDDLVARTGIPTSGAAEAETEDQALGVTCLYAIYDPVSRHCVMARAGHLPPVLVTPDGHTELVDLPAGPPLGLGGLPFECADIELQEGAMLALYTDGLVENRQTDIDAGIRSLCTALSGPGNGQLDRICDRVITRLLPQAPEDDAALLLLRVHALAESLVATWDMACDAAEVARARSLALDQLAAWGVDEAASFVVELVVSELVTNAIRYGNAPVCLRLIQERGLIVEVSDGGHTSPHLRRAAMEDEGGRGLFLVAQLTQRWGTRYTSTGKTIWTEVPLSPAELPGTFPGERFEL; translated from the coding sequence ATGACGAGCATTTTCACAGGGCATGACCAGGGAGTCCGGCCGCACGGCACGCCTTCCTCGGGCATGCCGACGCCCGGCGGCGCGACCGCAGTGCTGGACCGGCACCTGCGGTTCACCGGGTGGAGCAGGGAAGCCGAGGAGCTGTTCGGTCTGGCGTCCGAGGAGGTCCTCGGCCGGTCCGCCGACGCGGTCCTGGCCGATACCGAAACGGGAGCCGGCATCTCCTCAGCCGCTGGTGACGGTGGTACGGCATGGTCGCTCGGCCCCCGGCCGGTCCGCCGCGGTGACGGCCGCCCGGTGCCCGTGTCCTTGTCTCTCACCCCGCTCGCCCTCGGGGTGGGCGCGACCGGGTGGCTGCTGGTGGCAGTGGATTCCGAGCTGGCGCACTGGGAGGCCCTCGGCCGGGCCATGCTTGACGGACTCGACCGGGAATCGCCCGTCCAGCTCGTGATCTACGACACGGACGCCCGGGTGCGCTGGATCAACGCCGCAATCGAGAAGCAGTTCGGAATCTCGCTCAAGGAGGTAGCCGGAAGGTTCCTGAAGGACATTCTGCCGCAGGGCGAGGTGCTGGAGGAGGCTGACCGGCCGGTCACAAGTGTCGAGGAAATCGTCCAGCGCGTGGCCCGCACCGGCTCACCCGTGGTCGACGTGCGGTACCGGAGCGCCACTTTCCTGGCCCCCCATCATGAACGCGTCTGGTCGTGCTCCTACTTCCGGCTTCAGGACGAGGAAGGCCGGCCGATCGGAGTCTGTGAGGCCGGCCTCGACATCACCGACCGCTATGTGGCACGGCAGCGTCTCGCTCTGCTCAGCCGGGCGAGCGGCAGTATCGGAAGAACCCTGGACATCCGGCATACGGCCGGCGAACTGGCGGAACTCGTGGTCCCCGAATTCGCCGAGGCCGTCATCGTGGACATCTTCGAACCCGTCCTGGGCGGGGAGGAACCACAACACTTCGGCACCCACCCCACCCTCTGCCGGGTAGCTCACCGCACCGATCACACCGCGGCCAAGGACACCGCGTACGACGAACTGGACACCGTCAGCCTGCGGTGCCTGGCCGAGAACGCGCCGGCTACCGACGCGGCCACCCACGTGCTCGCCCTTCCCCTCAAGGCCCGCGGCACCACCCTGGGCGTGGCGGCCTTCGCGCGCCCCCAACACGCCGACCCCTTCGAGCATGAGGAGATCCAGCTCGCCGAAGAACTTGTCTCCCGCACCGCGGTCTGCCTGGACAACGCCCGCCGCTACACCCGAGAACATGCGACCGCACTCATGCTCCAGCGTGATCTTCTCCCTCGCGCCCTGCCCGAACAACCGGGCGTGGAAGTCGCCCACCGCTATCTGCCCGCGGCCGGACACGCCGGCGTCGGCGGGGACTGGTACGACGTCATCCCCCTCTCCGGGGCACGCGTCGGGCTGGTGGTGGGGGATGTCGCCGGACACGGCATGGGCGCGGCCGCCACCATGGGCCGGGTGCGCACCACCGTCGCGGCGCTGGCGGCGCTCGACCTCGCGCCGGACGAACTGCTCGCCCGTCTCGACGACCTCGTGGCGCGGACCGGTATTCCGACTTCCGGTGCCGCCGAGGCCGAGACCGAGGACCAGGCACTGGGCGTCACCTGCCTGTACGCGATCTACGATCCGGTCTCCCGGCACTGCGTCATGGCCCGGGCGGGCCATCTGCCGCCCGTACTTGTCACCCCCGACGGGCACACCGAGCTTGTGGACCTTCCCGCCGGACCGCCCCTCGGCCTGGGCGGCCTGCCGTTCGAATGCGCCGACATCGAGCTGCAGGAAGGCGCCATGCTCGCTCTGTACACCGACGGACTCGTGGAAAACCGTCAGACAGACATCGACGCAGGGATCCGATCTCTCTGCACCGCACTCTCCGGGCCCGGGAACGGCCAACTGGACAGGATCTGCGACAGGGTCATCACCAGGCTCCTGCCCCAAGCCCCCGAGGACGATGCCGCACTGCTGCTGCTCCGCGTCCACGCCCTGGCCGAGAGTCTGGTGGCGACGTGGGACATGGCCTGCGACGCCGCAGAAGTGGCAAGAGCCCGGTCGCTGGCCCTCGACCAGCTGGCCGCGTGGGGAGTCGACGAAGCCGCGTCGTTCGTCGTCGAGCTCGTCGTCAGCGAGCTGGTCACCAACGCGATCCGCTATGGCAACGCTCCGGTGTGTCTGCGGCTGATCCAGGAGCGCGGCCTCATCGTCGAGGTCTCCGACGGCGGCCACACCTCGCCCCACCTTCGGCGGGCGGCGATGGAAGACGAGGGCGGCCGAGGTCTGTTCCTGGTTGCGCAACTGACACAACGCTGGGGAACCCGGTACACGTCAACAGGCAAGACCATCTGGACCGAGGTGCCGCTGTCGCCGGCCGAACTGCCGGGAACCTTCCCAGGCGAGCGATTCGAGCTGTGA
- a CDS encoding TetR/AcrR family transcriptional regulator — MDSAAQKRRVPYRQGEGERLRQDILDTATRILEESGREDALSLRGIARELGIAAPSIYLHFNDKTDLVRTVLDARYAALASTMREAGSAAAEAGAGAWGVLRAIVGTYRGFAVDNPRRYRLMFSLEQQTSAEDRRATGHPLDRVLIAWTDAVDQYLAAACPEQREEADTLGVLLWTGLHGQFALWHTLPHSFVDDDTILRELEEALMRRLLPPSD, encoded by the coding sequence GTGGACTCGGCAGCCCAGAAGCGGCGTGTGCCCTACCGGCAGGGTGAAGGGGAGCGCCTCCGGCAGGACATCCTGGACACGGCGACCCGCATCCTGGAGGAGTCCGGTCGCGAGGACGCCCTGTCTCTGCGTGGCATCGCCCGCGAGCTGGGCATCGCCGCGCCCAGTATCTACCTGCACTTCAACGACAAGACCGACCTGGTGCGGACGGTGCTCGATGCCCGGTACGCCGCGCTGGCGTCGACCATGCGCGAGGCCGGAAGCGCGGCCGCCGAGGCCGGTGCCGGCGCATGGGGTGTCCTGCGCGCCATCGTGGGCACCTACCGCGGGTTCGCCGTCGACAATCCCCGCCGCTATCGGCTCATGTTCAGCCTGGAGCAGCAGACTTCGGCGGAGGACCGGCGCGCCACCGGGCATCCGCTCGACCGGGTGCTGATCGCGTGGACCGATGCCGTTGACCAGTACCTCGCCGCAGCCTGTCCCGAGCAACGCGAGGAGGCCGACACGCTGGGGGTCCTGCTGTGGACCGGCCTGCACGGTCAGTTCGCCCTCTGGCACACCCTGCCGCATTCCTTTGTCGATGACGACACCATCCTGCGCGAGCTTGAGGAGGCGTTGATGAGGAGACTGCTGCCGCCGTCCGACTGA
- a CDS encoding SDR family NAD(P)-dependent oxidoreductase, with amino-acid sequence MATPSESTVENLQPQIEYNFYGAVTAARAVLPAMREAGAGTLLFTTGGGSINPVPMLGNVNAAAGALRNWVLNLHNELAGSGVYAAHVAISTWIGDDGPEGIPAATPDQIAPLYWDLHERRDQPEAVFTGSLTPALRPLPTGGGRRSRGRPEAAGMGLISQVGDGGRFVTVGGYACRHDFR; translated from the coding sequence ATGGCCACCCCGAGCGAGTCCACGGTGGAAAACCTGCAGCCGCAGATCGAGTACAACTTCTACGGCGCCGTCACCGCCGCCCGCGCCGTATTGCCCGCCATGCGGGAGGCCGGAGCCGGGACCCTGCTGTTCACCACCGGCGGCGGCTCCATCAACCCCGTCCCCATGCTCGGCAACGTCAACGCCGCGGCCGGAGCACTGCGCAACTGGGTGCTCAACCTGCACAACGAACTGGCGGGGAGCGGCGTGTACGCCGCGCACGTGGCGATCAGCACCTGGATCGGTGACGACGGCCCCGAAGGCATCCCCGCAGCCACCCCCGACCAGATCGCACCCTTGTACTGGGACCTGCACGAGCGCCGCGACCAACCCGAGGCCGTCTTCACCGGCTCACTCACGCCGGCACTCCGGCCGCTGCCCACGGGCGGCGGACGTCGTTCTCGCGGTCGGCCCGAAGCTGCCGGTATGGGCTTGATATCCCAAGTCGGCGATGGTGGGCGGTTCGTGACGGTCGGAGGATACGCCTGCCGGCACGACTTCCGGTGA